In Candidatus Sysuiplasma acidicola, the following are encoded in one genomic region:
- a CDS encoding Zn-ribbon domain-containing OB-fold protein has protein sequence MKSSTEKAKETASRELKSEPLESVIDGIIAERLEINSSVLEREKYFEVPDKMVMFYKYSYGMQSRFFRELKDNAVLYGTRCAGCGIVHFPPRASCPECLADTEWTRVSDNGTILAGTTSWYATSEFFNKVPYAVAYVKPVDADTAMLQRIDLRGSEHADSGTAVVARYREKERRKGVISDFWYEIVD, from the coding sequence ATGAAAAGCTCGACCGAGAAGGCGAAGGAGACCGCCAGCAGGGAGCTGAAATCGGAACCGCTAGAAAGCGTCATAGACGGCATCATCGCGGAAAGACTCGAAATAAACAGTTCGGTGCTCGAGCGTGAAAAATATTTCGAAGTTCCGGACAAGATGGTCATGTTCTACAAATACAGCTACGGCATGCAGTCCAGATTCTTCAGGGAACTCAAGGACAACGCAGTGCTTTACGGCACAAGATGTGCCGGGTGCGGCATAGTCCACTTCCCTCCAAGGGCCAGCTGTCCGGAGTGCCTTGCGGATACGGAATGGACGAGGGTGAGCGACAATGGCACCATATTGGCCGGGACCACATCGTGGTACGCTACATCGGAATTTTTCAACAAGGTGCCGTATGCCGTAGCGTACGTGAAGCCGGTGGATGCGGACACTGCCATGCTGCAGAGAATAGACCTCAGGGGAAGTGAGCATGCGGATTCCGGCACGGCGGTTGTCGCGAGGTACAGGGAGAAGGAACGACGGAAAGGGGTTATTTCGGACTTCTGGTACGAGATCGTGGATTGA
- a CDS encoding thiolase family protein, which yields DVMSSRMISYPFKMLDCSLYTEGAYALVLMSERKVAETGAKDPVWVMGIGSSNDKSFTGSRSAGDRMGKYGDIADLRNHYEAAAQAYRMAGIANPAKEIDVAELHDAFTFTEIQGYEAMGFAERGKGGKFIEDGIPFAGGALPVSPSGGLLGAGHAVGATGVMQIGEIVCQIRQRAERRQVEMRNGVGLAQSIGGPGSSYCSVAVLGGE from the coding sequence AGACGTGATGTCGTCAAGAATGATATCATACCCGTTCAAGATGCTCGACTGTTCACTTTACACCGAAGGCGCCTACGCGCTTGTGCTGATGAGCGAGCGTAAGGTTGCGGAGACTGGTGCGAAGGATCCTGTATGGGTAATGGGCATAGGTTCGTCGAACGACAAGTCATTCACAGGATCGCGATCGGCAGGGGACAGAATGGGAAAGTACGGCGACATCGCAGATCTCAGGAACCATTATGAGGCCGCGGCCCAGGCGTACAGGATGGCCGGCATCGCAAATCCTGCAAAGGAGATAGATGTCGCGGAACTGCACGACGCCTTCACCTTCACCGAAATACAGGGATACGAGGCGATGGGTTTCGCTGAGAGGGGAAAGGGCGGGAAATTCATCGAGGACGGCATACCCTTTGCCGGCGGTGCGCTCCCCGTATCGCCGTCAGGCGGTCTGCTGGGCGCGGGACATGCCGTCGGCGCCACTGGTGTCATGCAGATTGGTGAGATTGTCTGCCAGATCAGGCAGCGGGCGGAGAGGAGGCAGGTGGAGATGAGGAACGGTGTGGGACTCGCCCAGTCCATCGGCGGCCCGGGCTCATCGTACTGCTCCGTTGCAGTCCTTGGAGGGGAGTGA
- a CDS encoding dehydratase has translation MTSPDIKTEGRTITETDVVMFSYFTGDWTYLHTDRVAAEKSMFGERVAHGYLTLSVSLGLMIRCGAVNADLFKALKSIDFVRFIAPVKIGDTLTVFYSSARKESRPGTVQVTTDARTLNQREEVVMEFRTVHLERTADGERKEGLA, from the coding sequence ATGACGTCACCGGACATAAAGACGGAAGGAAGGACAATCACCGAAACGGACGTGGTCATGTTTTCATATTTTACGGGCGACTGGACCTATCTCCACACGGACAGGGTGGCCGCAGAAAAGAGCATGTTCGGAGAGAGGGTCGCGCACGGTTACCTGACGCTCTCCGTCTCGCTCGGACTCATGATCAGGTGCGGTGCCGTCAATGCCGATCTGTTCAAAGCGCTGAAGTCCATAGACTTCGTCAGGTTCATCGCGCCCGTGAAGATAGGAGACACGCTTACGGTGTTTTACAGCAGCGCAAGAAAGGAGTCGCGACCGGGAACGGTACAAGTGACGACGGATGCGCGGACGCTGAATCAGCGGGAGGAAGTTGTGATGGAGTTCAGGACGGTGCATCTGGAGCGCACGGCGGACGGAGAACGGAAAGAGGGATTGGCGTGA
- a CDS encoding AMP-binding protein — protein MPTSHCTYSNFMLNVAEVLDRSAEMWPDKTFIIFDGAEINYADFREKVLGWSSYLKSKGIKQGDIIAVFSKNRPEMLELWMAACRLGAVYSPYNFNLKPDDIRALIGDSRPALLFSDVHLDNIGTELLEFDNIRIEGRYDYLCETAADDLATILYTSGTEAKPKGVMNTHLNWYAALLSSVHDLEWGHSDTFLLSIPVYHVAGLYTFLGFMNVGATIVLEKMPNPSEIVELIKRHGVTYLIFPPTLYIGLSQFLREPLSTVRNCISFGAFISASQFDAVSKIFPGVRWRNYYGMTETTPMGTTLRPEDFNARKESIGRQHINISVRIVGDDGKEAAAGETGEILMRGPTVAKGYFNNEESTRKTFVEGWVHTGDLATKDSEGFLYFVDRKKDIIRTGGENVSSVEVEREILHNKSVAEASVVGLPHPYWLEAVTAFVTPKKDQTPVASEILEQLRQSMAGYKVPKRVIVVDTLPHNASGKILKKELREKYKDMYLKGEQ, from the coding sequence ATGCCCACATCGCATTGCACATACAGTAATTTTATGCTGAATGTCGCTGAAGTGCTCGATCGCTCTGCGGAAATGTGGCCCGACAAGACATTCATAATTTTTGACGGCGCGGAAATAAACTACGCTGACTTCAGAGAAAAAGTGCTCGGCTGGAGTTCATATCTGAAGAGCAAGGGGATCAAACAGGGCGACATCATCGCCGTTTTTTCAAAGAACCGCCCGGAGATGCTTGAGCTTTGGATGGCCGCATGCCGCCTGGGAGCTGTATATTCACCATACAATTTCAACCTGAAGCCGGACGACATCAGGGCACTGATTGGCGATTCCAGGCCGGCACTGCTTTTCTCCGACGTGCATCTAGACAACATCGGAACGGAGCTGCTTGAATTTGACAACATCAGGATAGAAGGAAGGTACGATTACCTCTGCGAAACAGCGGCGGATGACCTGGCGACCATACTCTATACGTCAGGCACCGAGGCGAAACCCAAAGGTGTGATGAACACTCACCTGAACTGGTACGCGGCACTGCTGAGCTCCGTACACGATCTTGAATGGGGGCACAGCGACACATTCCTGCTGAGCATACCTGTGTACCATGTCGCCGGCCTCTACACGTTTCTCGGTTTCATGAATGTCGGCGCAACAATAGTACTGGAAAAGATGCCCAATCCATCAGAAATAGTCGAACTGATAAAGAGACACGGCGTCACATATCTGATCTTCCCGCCGACACTCTATATCGGTCTCTCTCAGTTTCTCAGGGAGCCTCTCAGTACTGTCAGAAATTGCATAAGTTTCGGCGCATTCATAAGCGCATCACAGTTCGACGCAGTGTCGAAGATTTTTCCGGGCGTGCGGTGGAGAAATTATTACGGCATGACCGAGACGACGCCAATGGGCACAACGCTGCGGCCGGAGGATTTCAATGCGAGAAAGGAGTCCATCGGCAGACAGCACATCAATATCTCGGTCAGGATCGTCGGGGACGACGGCAAAGAGGCGGCGGCCGGAGAGACGGGCGAGATACTGATGAGGGGTCCGACCGTGGCAAAAGGATATTTCAACAATGAGGAGAGCACGAGAAAGACGTTCGTCGAAGGCTGGGTCCATACCGGCGATCTGGCCACGAAGGACAGCGAGGGCTTCCTTTACTTCGTAGACAGAAAGAAGGACATTATCAGGACAGGGGGAGAGAATGTTTCCTCCGTCGAGGTGGAGAGAGAGATACTGCACAACAAATCTGTTGCCGAAGCTTCAGTGGTGGGCCTTCCGCACCCGTACTGGCTGGAAGCGGTAACTGCGTTCGTCACGCCGAAGAAGGATCAGACACCGGTGGCATCGGAAATACTGGAACAGCTCAGACAGAGTATGGCAGGATACAAGGTGCCCAAACGCGTCATAGTAGTGGACACGCTTCCGCACAATGCCAGCGGAAAGATCCTGAAGAAGGAGCTTCGCGAGAAATACAAAGACATGTACCTCAAAGGGGAACAGTGA
- a CDS encoding site-specific DNA-methyltransferase: protein MDMVGDGTIDVVVTSPPYNIGTPYGNYDDTVPRAEYIAWLESVALKLKEKMAESGSFFLNIGSSPSNPWGPFEVVLMLGKHFHLQNVIHWIKSIYVVNESYGTKTEINVGHFKPIKSDRFLNDAHEYIFHLTKSNMVKIDRLAIGVPYKDDSNIERWNREGRNLRCRGNTWYVPYKTINSRENDRPHPASFPPEIAEMCIRLHGLSRTKRVMDPFMGIGNTAIACKRLGVPCVGFEIDSEYYAASLRFLAEL, encoded by the coding sequence ATGGATATGGTGGGCGACGGCACGATTGATGTTGTCGTCACATCGCCGCCCTACAACATCGGAACGCCCTACGGCAATTACGATGACACTGTGCCGCGCGCCGAGTACATTGCGTGGCTGGAATCAGTTGCGCTGAAGTTAAAGGAGAAAATGGCAGAGTCCGGCTCATTCTTCCTGAACATCGGTTCTTCTCCATCGAATCCATGGGGCCCGTTCGAAGTCGTGCTGATGCTGGGGAAACACTTCCACCTTCAGAATGTCATACACTGGATAAAGTCGATATATGTGGTCAATGAAAGCTATGGCACGAAGACTGAGATAAACGTCGGGCACTTCAAACCCATCAAGAGCGATCGTTTTCTCAACGATGCCCATGAATACATTTTTCATCTGACCAAATCCAACATGGTGAAGATAGACAGGCTGGCCATCGGTGTGCCTTACAAGGATGACAGCAACATCGAACGATGGAATCGCGAGGGCAGGAATCTGCGTTGCAGGGGCAATACATGGTATGTGCCTTACAAGACTATCAACTCCAGAGAGAACGACAGACCGCATCCGGCAAGTTTTCCTCCTGAAATAGCGGAGATGTGCATAAGGCTGCACGGCCTTTCGAGAACCAAAAGGGTTATGGATCCTTTTATGGGCATAGGCAATACGGCGATAGCGTGCAAAAGGCTCGGCGTGCCGTGCGTGGGTTTCGAAATAGACTCCGAATATTATGCCGCCAGTCTGCGATTCCTTGCGGAACTCTGA
- a CDS encoding APC family permease: protein MKENENLHKNKVGLWAMVFLTVAAIYPMAMAVSNAAAAVTFGGFAAPLIPIFGAVLILLATIPVLEYSRIASFAGGYYGLAEMGFGRAVGKFVGMQNLLYFISFDVLTSTAFAYVVYSSLTYVSSIILPVWAFIAISIIFMFGMFLVTVLDLSISAKAVIISGIAQVVILVIYSAVVIVKSPYNSISAFNPAVAPGGLSGLFLGVILAGFLFYTGYGVPLFFAEEGKAPFKDVWKAIVIGVIIPTVVGVLAIYSEVVAFGLNNASKLSSELSPGLAAYLPYLGLPAAMLFIVVALVGQGFGGFVPGMTTARLIYSMGRDGFFKSKRITKLSSRGIPVNAAMVNLVLGIVATVIDEALMISLYGLSQGAFDALFLSGSMAVAFWFVHHIIPDVSLAFYLKKKGISILKLRSFLTSVVAPAGAVILFVYSFYEGYKSLTEPYFGGLIFVLLSMLVSAIYVYVKHRNHSLGESYVERTVSTEMLKEEFID from the coding sequence GTGAAAGAAAACGAAAATCTTCACAAGAATAAAGTCGGACTCTGGGCAATGGTATTTCTCACTGTTGCGGCCATTTATCCGATGGCCATGGCAGTCTCGAACGCGGCCGCTGCCGTTACATTCGGAGGGTTTGCCGCTCCTCTTATTCCGATATTTGGTGCCGTACTCATTTTGCTTGCAACAATACCTGTGCTCGAATACAGCAGGATTGCATCATTTGCGGGCGGTTATTACGGTCTTGCTGAGATGGGTTTCGGCCGTGCCGTCGGCAAATTCGTTGGCATGCAGAATCTGCTATATTTCATCTCGTTCGATGTATTGACATCCACCGCATTTGCTTACGTGGTATATTCATCTCTGACTTATGTCAGTTCAATAATTTTACCCGTATGGGCATTTATTGCAATATCCATTATTTTCATGTTCGGAATGTTTCTGGTAACGGTGCTGGACCTTTCTATTTCGGCAAAAGCCGTTATTATATCAGGCATCGCCCAGGTAGTGATACTTGTCATTTATTCGGCTGTCGTCATAGTGAAATCTCCTTACAACAGCATTTCCGCTTTTAACCCGGCGGTGGCTCCGGGCGGTCTCAGCGGACTGTTTCTTGGCGTGATACTCGCCGGTTTTCTTTTCTATACTGGATATGGCGTTCCCCTCTTTTTTGCAGAAGAGGGAAAAGCGCCGTTTAAAGACGTCTGGAAAGCCATAGTTATCGGCGTGATAATTCCAACAGTGGTTGGCGTTCTAGCAATTTATTCCGAGGTCGTCGCATTCGGCCTGAACAATGCCTCAAAACTTTCGAGCGAACTGAGCCCCGGACTTGCAGCATACCTGCCTTATCTCGGATTGCCGGCCGCGATGCTATTCATTGTGGTCGCACTGGTTGGCCAGGGATTCGGAGGTTTCGTCCCGGGCATGACTACTGCGAGGCTGATATATTCCATGGGCAGAGACGGCTTCTTCAAGTCCAAACGTATCACCAAACTCTCATCCAGGGGTATACCTGTAAACGCAGCAATGGTCAATCTGGTCCTGGGTATAGTAGCAACAGTGATTGATGAGGCGCTGATGATAAGCCTGTATGGTCTGAGCCAGGGTGCGTTTGATGCGCTGTTTCTGTCGGGCAGCATGGCAGTCGCATTCTGGTTCGTGCATCACATAATACCGGATGTCAGCCTTGCCTTCTATCTCAAAAAGAAGGGAATCAGCATACTCAAGCTGCGCAGTTTTCTGACATCGGTGGTTGCGCCTGCCGGTGCAGTAATACTGTTCGTTTATTCGTTCTACGAGGGTTACAAATCGCTGACCGAACCTTACTTCGGCGGACTGATATTCGTACTGCTGTCAATGCTGGTAAGCGCCATTTATGTCTATGTGAAACACAGGAACCATTCGCTTGGGGAATCATATGTCGAAAGGACGGTCTCTACCGAGATGCTCAAGGAGGAATTTATAGACTGA
- a CDS encoding alcohol dehydrogenase catalytic domain-containing protein, producing the protein MKASVYYGKDSLVAEDRPMPTMTSGEAILEVMSVGVCPTDVKAFFLGSSSIKPPIILGHEVSGVIRDSSAHQLKAGQRVNVAADSPCLVCVTCKKGFQNLCPNMTSLGVNIDGGYSQFMKIPKDFIDKGLVYSINDDIGFDEGALMEPVAVSVHCLNLVHYDHIENAVVIGDGPNALIHLQLLKRVKKVGNVIVIGLSAERLRMASSFGADMTINPSNGQSAIERLRETGVDLIDITIGNMDAMSEAKKIMGKGTSLLVFGGSIHDSALPITMNEVHYNQFALTGSSGTSTGNYALAANIVNSGIIDLKGLITRKFTLTEIHEAMAYSKELKGLKCVVNPSSS; encoded by the coding sequence ATGAAAGCATCAGTTTATTATGGCAAGGATAGCCTGGTTGCTGAAGATCGCCCGATGCCAACTATGACCTCCGGCGAGGCGATTCTGGAGGTCATGTCTGTGGGCGTATGCCCCACAGATGTCAAGGCATTTTTTCTTGGTTCTTCGTCAATCAAGCCACCCATTATACTGGGCCATGAAGTTTCCGGAGTGATTCGCGATTCCAGTGCTCATCAGCTGAAAGCGGGTCAGCGTGTCAACGTTGCTGCCGACAGTCCATGTCTGGTGTGTGTGACCTGCAAGAAAGGCTTTCAGAACCTCTGTCCCAATATGACGAGCCTTGGAGTGAATATCGACGGCGGATATTCACAGTTTATGAAAATCCCGAAGGATTTTATCGATAAGGGTCTGGTTTACAGCATAAACGACGATATCGGTTTCGATGAAGGTGCGCTGATGGAGCCGGTTGCCGTCAGTGTTCATTGCCTGAACCTTGTCCATTATGACCACATTGAAAATGCAGTCGTGATAGGCGACGGGCCCAACGCGCTGATACATCTTCAGCTGCTTAAACGAGTGAAAAAGGTAGGCAATGTGATTGTAATCGGACTCTCGGCTGAAAGACTCCGGATGGCTTCGTCCTTCGGCGCTGATATGACAATCAACCCGAGCAACGGCCAATCAGCGATAGAACGGCTCAGGGAGACTGGTGTAGACCTCATCGACATCACTATCGGAAACATGGATGCCATGAGTGAAGCAAAGAAAATCATGGGAAAGGGTACCAGTCTCCTTGTTTTCGGCGGCTCCATACACGACTCTGCCCTTCCAATAACAATGAACGAGGTACATTACAACCAGTTTGCACTGACAGGCTCCTCCGGTACGAGCACAGGCAATTATGCTCTCGCCGCCAATATCGTAAACTCCGGAATAATAGACCTTAAGGGTCTGATAACCAGGAAGTTTACTCTTACCGAAATTCATGAAGCAATGGCGTATTCGAAGGAGCTGAAGGGATTGAAATGCGTGGTGAATCCGTCATCCTCCTGA
- a CDS encoding aldehyde dehydrogenase family protein, which translates to MEQKLKTELNFIDGKWRPSSDEKVMDVIEPASGAVMAKVPHATMDDLGEAIDAAKTAFDRGVWSGKTPAERSLILLRLADAIEENRDYFSALESRNAGKSMKQTANYDLPYLIDNIRFLAGASRDIQGKAMGEYTEDGTSAVRREPIGVVGVITPWNYPLMMVAWRAIPALAVGNTVVIKPASYTPLTTLQLGRVMQKVGIPDGAVNIITGPGGEIGHGLASSKKIDMIAFTGSEEVGRDISSLASVNLKKVSLELGGKAPFIVFEDADLNAAVEGALVGGLVNNGQDCANSTRYYVHESLISKFEELLVSRLKQVRIGHPANPVTDMGPLISGAHRKRVEGYIRKGVEEGGELKCGGDEPTISGLEGGFFLRPAVISTENEESAIVKEEIFGPVFTVLPFNEYNDVIQRSNDVTYGLGSSVWTRDVTRAVRATRDLRFGTVWINEHIVVPSEMPWAGYKRSGHGASLSSYSLEEFTYVKHVYFDTTGKQRKSWYYQVLGDV; encoded by the coding sequence ATGGAACAGAAACTCAAGACAGAATTAAACTTCATAGATGGCAAGTGGAGGCCATCGTCGGATGAAAAAGTCATGGATGTCATTGAGCCGGCAAGCGGCGCTGTCATGGCGAAGGTGCCTCATGCCACAATGGATGATCTTGGCGAAGCAATCGATGCTGCAAAGACAGCATTCGACCGCGGTGTGTGGTCGGGCAAAACACCCGCGGAACGATCTCTCATACTTCTGCGATTAGCGGACGCCATAGAGGAGAACAGGGATTATTTTTCGGCGCTGGAATCGCGGAATGCAGGCAAATCGATGAAACAAACGGCAAACTATGATTTGCCGTATCTGATTGATAACATCAGATTCCTCGCTGGTGCTTCCCGGGATATTCAGGGCAAGGCAATGGGTGAATATACAGAGGACGGCACGAGCGCGGTACGGCGCGAGCCAATAGGGGTTGTCGGAGTAATAACTCCCTGGAATTATCCGCTCATGATGGTTGCATGGAGGGCCATTCCGGCACTGGCTGTGGGAAACACCGTTGTAATCAAACCGGCGAGCTATACGCCGTTGACAACCCTGCAACTCGGAAGAGTAATGCAGAAGGTCGGGATTCCGGACGGAGCAGTCAATATAATAACAGGACCGGGGGGAGAGATTGGGCATGGTCTTGCATCGAGCAAAAAAATTGACATGATCGCATTCACAGGCAGCGAGGAAGTCGGAAGAGACATTTCGAGCCTTGCCTCCGTGAATCTCAAAAAGGTATCTCTCGAGCTGGGCGGCAAAGCACCATTCATAGTCTTTGAAGACGCAGATCTCAATGCAGCAGTTGAAGGCGCACTGGTCGGAGGACTTGTCAACAATGGACAAGACTGCGCCAACTCGACCAGATATTATGTGCATGAAAGTCTGATTTCAAAGTTCGAGGAACTGCTTGTCAGCAGGCTCAAACAGGTCAGAATAGGCCATCCAGCGAATCCCGTAACAGACATGGGACCGCTGATATCAGGCGCACACAGAAAAAGAGTTGAAGGCTACATAAGAAAGGGTGTTGAGGAGGGCGGCGAACTGAAGTGCGGAGGAGATGAGCCCACCATATCCGGGCTGGAAGGCGGCTTTTTCCTCAGGCCTGCAGTAATAAGCACTGAAAATGAAGAATCAGCCATAGTCAAAGAGGAGATTTTCGGGCCGGTTTTCACAGTGCTGCCGTTCAATGAGTATAATGATGTGATTCAACGCAGCAACGACGTGACTTACGGTCTGGGTTCATCCGTCTGGACCAGAGATGTCACCAGGGCGGTGAGAGCAACCAGAGATTTGCGATTTGGCACAGTGTGGATAAATGAGCACATCGTTGTGCCTTCTGAGATGCCGTGGGCGGGTTACAAACGGAGCGGACATGGTGCGTCTCTATCCTCTTATTCCCTCGAAGAATTCACATATGTCAAGCATGTATACTTCGACACCACCGGAAAGCAGAGAAAAAGCTGGTATTACCAGGTCTTGGGCGATGTTTGA